Proteins from a genomic interval of Trifolium pratense cultivar HEN17-A07 linkage group LG6, ARS_RC_1.1, whole genome shotgun sequence:
- the LOC123889950 gene encoding chromatin modification-related protein EAF1 B-like isoform X2, giving the protein MHGCNSGSAHVVNAEVDSMGGVVDGGVGIGLKTSPRRVAIEKAQAELRQEYDVREERRRELEFLEKGGNPLDFKLGNAASVSVQSTSLTDQHQEQFVTSEAKGSFVLTASPHGDSVDSSARPGAPSISEPNTADNLLLFDGENELPEGEKRSLHSNRRNNIAPSEQSSQIGVSQNTKETEDSAIFRPYARRNRSRPNHGPRGGSRDGKGLLSDTNKQKDQNVPSVSKPKPVSLNGEIFVKDPATSDPLDNEIMGLRTHQTNSVSTSLAADKLDITLNRNFKEDQRIVPSQDDTVHNPLVLAFGKASAGGERNPGASGELELSPRVAAAQPVDESCPGQTNGFGNIKVDRKGAPTEDQNSSVAVGLKSFDPESCCAQTSLARDVNNDTDMCTNTKNADANGTALEQTLFEKKLSSTASEAVKERSKTNIGENGTTAKNEHAAGYVNHSGSGSNIKNEEDFHMNSSSMQNKLKDSSSIRGHHSNDSTVLKADKGESVVMVDHSNSTKDDNCERLQVSKDLSIATNPQSTLADKVTTAASDCQPCSPHHLKLADKAHEDSILEEARIIEVKRKRIMELSAHALPSPILRKSHWDFVLEEMAWLANDFAQERLWKTTAAAQLCHQASFTSRLKFEKQNKNLEMKILCHSMAKAVMQFWHSVELLLDKDVPEHNCIGGAVESEKVDSNEVSRDKRKNSEMESSNCLEGQNARKKLGLKVHSYALRYIMDSRSHGISSQAEAPATPDKISDSGTVDMSWEENLTEESLFYTVPPAAMETYRKSIESHFVLCEKTGSSIHEEVETSIYDTAAEFGCEEVAYDEDEGETSTYYLPGTYEGRRSSKPVQKKHKHRMKYTHRSNEIGTDMPYAHYSTGAHPSTLYGNRPANLNVGTITKRTRTASRQRVVSPFSVVAGTVQALAKIDATSSGDTNSFQDDQSTLHGGSQLQKGMEVESVGDFEKQLPYDCGETSVKPKKKKPKNMGSAYDPGWQLESVVPSEQRDHSKKRSDSHHFDSNGNSGLYGQHIGKKPKMTKQSLETFENISPINNSILSPAASQMSNMSNPNKLIRIITGRDKGRKAKLLKNSAGGQPGSGTPWTLFEDQALVVLVHDMGPNWELVSDAVNSTLQFKCIFRKPKECKERHKILMDKSAGDGADSAEDSGSSQSYPSTLPGIPKGSARQLFQRLQGPVEEDALKTHFDKIIKIGQKQRYHRNQNDNQDLKQLAPVHNSHVIALSQVCPNNLNGGLLTPLDLCDTNATSPDVLSLGYQGSHAAGLALPNHGSVPSVLPSSGLSSSNPPPSGMSLGNNLSSPSGPMAASVRDSRYGVPRGVPLSVDEQQRLQQYNQLISGRNMQQSSMSVPGSHSGSDRGVRMLSGANGLGMMGGINRSIAMARPGFQGMASSSMLSSSMVGMPSPANMHSGVSAGQGNSMLRPRDNVHMMRVTQGNSQGMPAFSGISSAFNSQTTPPSVQQYPGHAQQPHQLSQQQSHLSNSHPHLQGPNHATNSQQAYAIRLAKERQLQQRYLQQQQQQLSATNALNPHGQAQAQLPISPPQQNSSQAQPQNSSQQVSHSPATPSSPLGPMSSQHQQQKHHLPQPGFSRNPGSNVTSQAVKQRQRQAQQRQYQQPARQHPNQPQHAQPQPQAKILKGIGRGNMLLHQNNPVDPSHINGLSVAPGSQPIEKGDQVTQMLQGQSLYAGSGLDPNQPPKPLGPAHPSNHCQLQQKLHSGSTSSSSKQHQPSVSPSDSNIQVQVSPVASGHITTTQPAVVSPNHHQLQMQSQTPSKQINQTQLNVQKTLQHNCQVHSESLSMSQTDSLKIDQQPGNSASQVSTGTSMSQGSMDSTSVLAVAPVSSQRKTSEPSFDSPNPNPVTQVSSLESTSVGNSAATEPPTVNPGLGPRKLSANLPSHAHNSGAQWQHHQSLPLKQQSSLQPNLSQQSCQQTEHQPQQQEEEQHFPKDVALQHQVQNLQPAQSSLLIRPPNSTVE; this is encoded by the exons ATGCATGGATGTAACTCCGGATCTGCTCATGTTGTAAATGCTGAGGTTGATTCCATGGGAGGTGTTGTGGACGGCGGAGTTGGTATAGGTTTGAAAACCTCTCCGCGCCGAGTAGCAATTGAGAAGGCTCAAGCAGAGCTCAG GCAGGAGTATGACGTTCGTGAAGAAAGAAGAAGGGAGCTAGAATTTCTTGAAAAA GGCGGGAACCCTCTGGACTTTAAGTTAGGGAATGCTGCTTCTGTTAGTGTTCAGTCTACTTCACTCACTGATCAACATCAAGAACAGTTTGTGACCAG TGAAGCAAAAGGTAGTTTTGTATTGACTGCCTCCCCTCATGGCGATTCTGTCGACAGCAGTGCTAGACCAGGCGCTCCTTCTATCAGTGAGCCAAATACTGCTGATAACCTCTTACTTTTTGATGGTGAGAATGAGTTGCCCGAAGGAGAAAAGCGATCTTTACATTCAAATAGAAGAAATAATATTGCTCCTTCAGAACAGTCTTCTCAAATTGGTGTGAGTCAAAATACTAAAGAGACCGAAGATTCTGCTATTTTCCGCCCATATGCACGAAGGAACAGATCGAGACCAAATCACGGTCCTCGGGGGGGTTCAAGGGATGGGAAGGGTTTGTTATCcgatacaaacaaacaaaaggaTCAAAATGTACCATCCGTTTCTAAGCCAAAGCCTGTTAGTTTAAATGGCGAGATATTTGTTAAAGACCCAGCAACAAGTGATCCATTGGATAATGAAATAATGGGTCTTCGAACTCATCAAACAAATAGTGTTAGTACTAGTCTTGCTGCAGACAAATTAGATATTACGTTGAATAGAAACTTCAAAGAAGATCAACGTATTGTACCTTCTCAGGATGATACTGTACATAACCCACTTGTCTTGGCTTTTGGCAAAGCTAGTGCAGGTGGAGAAAGGAACCCAGGAGCTTCAGGTGAACTTGAGCTTTCACCTCGTGTAGCTGCTGCACAACCTGTAGATGAATCCTGTCCTGGTCAGACAAATGGTTTTGGCAACATAAAAGTGGACAGGAAAGGTGCACCAACCGAAGACCAAAATAGCAGTGTTGCAGTAGGCCTGAAGAGTTTTGATCCAGAGTCCTGTTGTGCGCAAACTAGTTTAGCTAGAGATGTAAATAATGATACTGATATGTGTACTAATACAAAAAATGCTGATGCAAATGGAACTGCTTTGGAACAAACTTTATTTGAGAAGAAACTAAGTTCAACTGCTTCTGAAGCTGTAAAAGAAAGGAGTAAGACAAACATTGGTGAAAATGGTACTACTGCTAAGAATGAACATGCTGCTGGTTATGTAAACCATTCTGGTAGTGGTAGTaacataaaaaatgaagaagacTTCCATATGAATAGTTCTAGCATGCAAAACAAGTTGAAGGATTCTTCTAGTATTAGAGGACACCATAGCAATGACAGTACTGTATTGAAGGCTGATAAAGGGGAAAGTGTTGTCATGGTGGATCATTCCAATTCCACAAAGGATGACAACTGTGAAAGGCTTCAAGTTTCTAAGGATTTGTCAATTGCTACAAATCCTCAAAGTACTCTGGCTGACAAGGTTACCACTGCTGCATCTGACTGTCAACCATGTTCTCCGCACCACTTGAAGTTAGCAGACAAGGCTCACGAGGATTCTATTTTAGAAGAGGCTCGTATTATAGAG GTCAAGCGGAAGAGGATTATGGAGTTATCTGCTCACGCATTACCCTCACCGATCCTTCGAAAGTCTCATTGGGATTTTGTCCTAGAAGAAATGGCATGGTTGGCAAATGATTTTGCACAG GAGCGTCTTTGGAAGACAACTGCTGCTGCGCAACTCTGTCATCAGGCATCTTTTACTTCTCGGTTAAAATTTGAAAAGCAAAACAAGAATCTGGAGATGAAAATTTTGTGCCACTCCATGGCAAAAGCTGTCATGCAGTTTTGGCATTCAGTTGAGTTACTACTTGACAAAGATGTCCCTGAACATAACTGTATTGGCGGTGCAGTTGAATCTGAGAAAGTTGATTCGAATGAAGTTTCTAGGGATAAGCGGAAAAACTCTGAAATG GAATCAAGTAACTGCTTGGAGGGACAAAATGCCAGGAAAAAATTGGGACTCAAAGTGCATTCCTATGCTTTGCGGTATATAATGGATAGTAGGTCGCATGGAATTTCCTCTCAAGCAGAAGCACCAGCAACTCCGGATAAGATATCTGATTCCGGTACTGTTGACATGTCATGGGAGGAAAATCTTACGGAA GAAAGTCTTTTCTATACAGTTCCTCCCGCTGCCATGGAAACATACAGAAAATCCATTGAATCTCATTTTGTATTGTGCGAG aaaactgGTAGTAGCATTCATGAAGAAGTTGAAACATCCATATATGATACTGCAGCAG AGTTTGGGTGTGAAGAGGTTGCATACGATGAAGATGAAGGAGAAACCAGCACTTATTATTTGCCTGGTACCTATGAGGGTAGAAGATCATCTAAGCCGGTACAGAAGAAACACAAACATAGGATGAAATACACGCATAGGTCCAATGAAATTGGAACTGATATGCCTTATGCGCACTATTCAACTGGAGCTCATCCGTCCACACTATATGGAAACAGGCCTGCTAATTTAAATGTTGGTACAATAACGAAACGCACACGTACAGCTTCTCGGCAAAGAGTTGTGAGTCCGTTTTCTGTGGTCGCTGGGACAGTACAGGCTCTTGCTAAGATAGATGCTACTTCAAGTGGAGATACCAATTCCTTTCAGGATGACCAAAGTACTTTACATGGTGGATCACAGCTCCAGAAGGGTATGGAGGTAGAGTCGGTTGGAGATTTTGAAAAACAGTTACCTTATGATTGTGGTGAAACATCGGTTAAACCAAAGAAAAAGAAGCCTAAGAATATG GGTTCTGCATATGATCCGGGATGGCAGTTGGAATCTGTTGTTCCAAGTGAACAG CGGGATCATTCCAAGAAGAGATCGGATAGTCATCACTTTGACTCCAATGGAAATAGTG GTTTGTACGGGCAACATATTGGGAAGAAGCCAAAGATGACAAAGCAATCGCttgaaacttttgaaaatatttctcCAATAAATAATTCTATTCTCTCCCCAGCTGCTTCGCAAATGAGTAACATGTCCAATCCAAATAAATTGATTAGAATCATTACTGGACGAGATAAGGGAAGGAAAGCCAAACTACTGAAG AATTCTGCTGGAGGACAGCCTGGTTCTGGAACTCCTTGGACACTATTTGAAGATCAG GCTCTTGTTGTCCTGGTTCATGATATGGGTCCTAACTGGGAGCTTGTAAGTGATGCTGTCAACAGTACTTTACAATTTAAG TGTATCTTTCGGAAACCAAAAGAATGCAAGGAGCGTCACAAGATTTTAATGGACAAAAGTGCTGGTGATGGTGCTGATAGTGCTGAAGATTCAGGGTCTTCTCAATCATACCCATCAACACTACCTGGAATTCCAAAG GGTAGTGCCAGGCAGTTGTTTCAACGTCTACAAGGGCCAGTGGAGGAGGATGCACTGAAGACCCattttgataaaattatcaAGATTGGGCAGAAGCAACGTTACCACAGGAATCAG AATGATAACCAGGATTTAAAACAACTAGCACCTGTCCATAATTCTCATGTGATTGCTCTCTCCCAAGTTTGCCCAAACAACTTGAATGGAGGACTTTTGAC GCCACTTGATCTTTGTGATACAAATGCAACAAGCCCAGATGTGCTATCCCTTGGGTATCAAGGTTCTCATGCTGCTGGTTTAGCATTACCAAACCATGGTTCTGTACCATCAGTTCTTCCCTCATCTGGGTTAAGCTCTTCCAACCCGCCACCTTCTGGTATGAGTCTTGGCAACAACTTGTCATCGCCATCTGGTCCAATGGCAGCCTCTGTCAG GGATAGTAGATATGGAGTTCCTAGAGGTGTACCATTATCAGTTGATGAACAGCAGAGATTACAACAATATAATCAGTTGATATCCGGCAGAAACATGCAACAGTCTAGCATGTCTGTTCCTGGATCTCATTCAGGAAGTGACCGTGGTGTTCGGATGCTGTCTGGTGCAAATGGTTTGGGCATGATGGGTGGGATTAACAGAAGCATTGCAATGGCAAGGCCAGGGTTTCAAGGAATGGCATCATCATCTATGCTTTCATCTAGTATGGTGGGGATGCCAAGCCCTGCAAATATGCACTCTGGAGTTAGTGCCGGACAAGGAAACTCAATGCTGAGACCTCGTGATAATGTACATATGATGAGG GTCACCCAAGGGAACAGCCAAGGCATGCCCGCTTTTAGTGGGATAAGTTCTGCTTTTAATAGTCAGACAACTCCCCCATCTGTTCAGCAATACCCAGGACATGCCCAGCAACCTCATCAACTATCTCAGCAACAGTCTCATCTCAGCAATTCCCATCCACATCTTCAAGGTCCAAATCACGCTACAAATTCACAACAAGCCTATGCTATCCGATTGGCAAAGGAAAGGCAACTGCAGCAGCGTTATCttcagcagcagcagcaacagcTTTCTGCGACAAATGCTTTGAATCCACATGGTCAGGCACAGGCCCAACTTCCCATATCACCACCTCAGCAAAATAGTTCCCAGGCCCAACCACAAAATTCATCTCAGCAAGTATCTCATTCCCCTGCAACACCATCATCTCCTTTGGGTCCAATGTCATCTCAGCACCAACAGCAGAAACATCATTTGCCACAACCTGGATTCAGTAGAAACCCTGGTTCTAATGTTACCAGTCAAGCAGTGAAGCAACGGCAACGACAGGCACAGCAGCGGCAGTATCAACAACCTGCTAGGCAGCATCCTAATCAGCCACAGCATGCACAGCCTCAACCACAGGCCAAAATTTTGAAGGGAATAGGACGAGGAAACATGTTGCTCCATCAGAACAATCCTGTGGATCCTTCTCACATAAATGGATTATCTGTAGCTCCAGGAAGCCAACCTATTGAGAAAGGGGATCAAGTCACGCAAATGTTGCAAGGTCAATCCTTATATGCTGGATCTGGTTTAGATCCTAATCAACCACCCAAGCCATTAGGTCCTGCTCATCCTTCTAATCATTGCCAATTGCAGCAGAAGCTACATTCTGGATCTACCAGTTCTTCATCAAAGCAACATCAGCCATCAGTATCTCCTTCTGACAGTAACATACAAGTTCAGGTTTCACCGGTTGCTTCAGGTCATATAACTACAACACAGCCTGCTGTTGTTTCTCCCAACCATCATCAACTGCAAATGCAATCTCAGACGCCGTCTAAGCAAATTAATCAAACACAACTAAATGTTCAGAAAACATTGCAACATAACTGTCAGGTGCATTCTGAGTCGTTAAGCATGTCTCAAACAGATTCACTTAAAATTGATCAACAGCCTGGAAATAGTGCTTCTCAAGTCAGTACAGGCACTTCAATGTCTCAGGGATCTATGGATTCAACTAGTGTGTTAGCAGTTGCTCCTGTGTCCTCTCAGAGGAAAACTTCAGAACCATCATTTGATTCCCCCAATCCCAATCCAGTTACTCAAGTGAGCTCTTTGGAGAGCACATCTGTTGGAAATTCAGCTGCAACTGAGCCACCAACTGTTAACCCTGGGCTGGGCCCACGGAAGTTATCGGCTAACTTGCCTTCTCATGCACATAATTCTGGGGCACAGTGGCAGCATCATCAGTCTTTGCCTCTTAAACAACAGTCTTCGTTGCAACCAAATCTGTCTCAACAGTCATGCCAACAAACGGAACATCAGCCGCAGCAACAGGAGGAGGAGCAACATTTTCCCAAAGATGTGGCTTTGCAACATCAAGTACAAAATCTACAACCAGCACAGAGCAGTTTGCTTATACGTCCACCTAACTCTACAGTAGAATAA